In Cyanobium sp. AMD-g, one genomic interval encodes:
- a CDS encoding autotransporter outer membrane beta-barrel domain-containing protein — protein sequence MALKAAPRPAGTLLQRMSPTRAALGVVASGALLAPAPAHALDWLWSFTAQPGSIPSQGVVSGTLLNLTPGTNVSGAVATPLVLSSPGGAADNQPFTFTFGTFSSSAAGVSFANARYDAVIGGVPFILFFGSDPAGATFFPQLFGGGAGVNLLNVTVPTAFAPRPAPPVPPAGIVPGGTFLISDPAVPTTFAGGTLTMDIPGTFTQNWTLGTQATNAIDLAGNTATLSGVFSGAGGTISFINSGSGGSLSLSGVSTYTGPTTVSGGTNLRVLGSIAASSGLTVQSGGMVGGTGFLPSTTILPGGIIAPGNSIGALSVANLALNGGTIQAELQGPQNDRINVAGNVSNFTGVADLSAFGGGGPWPGFSYVVVDAPNSTGFATPSSLSLNQTGISSALLRTGTVLIQEADGNPRTFDLQWRPTNGFGPTTSAMQFLGRGGVNQVATAGVFDRVFQSLAFAGANNANAVGFPIGFTGFTTGQALAAGISPDFLLATSQLLALPSAGQLTAAIDSLSPEPYAAFQSVGLETLKRQRELLLNQAGQCSSTGWVINPAKAEQRSKTHKPLCIFASAANASSSIRGSDGLSSYDSGNFSSFYGLEYQPSPKWTVGAAYGYGTASLNNLSLISASVTSKVNSASLYGVYKPSSQWSLRGLVGYSGFNSSGSRNVVFVGGGTPVQASPSGSGTTVALKADYLVHLSKPTASTQVFLKPFVGVAWGGYRQSGFSESGGGPLDLNVEAASADSLIGTLGFELASSSIPLNKANTVSITPRLAVAYQVDALANDSGVRSVTSSLNSAPVAGSFQTQGENRGVNTLAVEGGVDIQISSSTALYANLGYEAFSNGSQFTYGGGVKVRF from the coding sequence ATGGCTCTCAAGGCTGCGCCACGTCCCGCAGGGACCCTGCTGCAGCGCATGTCTCCAACGAGAGCAGCCCTCGGGGTCGTGGCCTCGGGTGCCCTGCTGGCCCCGGCCCCGGCCCACGCCCTCGACTGGCTCTGGAGCTTCACGGCGCAGCCGGGCTCCATTCCCTCCCAAGGGGTGGTCTCCGGGACCCTGCTCAACCTCACGCCTGGCACCAATGTCAGCGGCGCCGTTGCCACCCCCCTGGTGCTGTCCTCCCCGGGAGGAGCGGCGGACAACCAGCCATTCACCTTCACCTTCGGCACCTTCAGCAGCAGTGCCGCAGGGGTCAGCTTCGCCAATGCCCGCTATGACGCCGTCATCGGCGGCGTCCCCTTCATCCTCTTTTTCGGATCAGACCCCGCCGGCGCCACCTTCTTCCCCCAGCTCTTCGGCGGTGGGGCGGGCGTCAACCTGCTCAACGTCACCGTCCCCACGGCCTTTGCGCCACGGCCGGCTCCGCCGGTGCCGCCGGCGGGCATCGTGCCCGGAGGCACCTTTCTGATCAGCGACCCGGCGGTCCCCACCACCTTCGCAGGGGGGACGCTGACGATGGACATCCCCGGGACGTTCACGCAGAACTGGACCCTTGGCACCCAGGCCACCAATGCCATCGATCTGGCCGGAAACACCGCGACGCTCTCGGGTGTCTTCTCCGGCGCCGGTGGCACGATCAGCTTCATCAACAGCGGCAGCGGCGGCTCCCTGAGCCTCTCCGGCGTCAGCACCTACACCGGGCCGACCACGGTCTCCGGCGGCACCAACCTTCGCGTTCTCGGTTCCATCGCCGCCTCCTCCGGCCTGACGGTCCAGTCCGGCGGCATGGTGGGTGGCACGGGCTTTCTGCCCTCAACCACCATCCTTCCAGGCGGCATCATTGCGCCAGGCAATTCGATCGGGGCCCTGTCGGTCGCCAATCTGGCCCTCAACGGCGGCACGATTCAAGCGGAACTCCAGGGACCCCAGAACGACAGGATCAACGTCGCCGGCAACGTCAGCAACTTCACAGGCGTCGCGGATCTTTCGGCCTTTGGCGGCGGCGGACCCTGGCCCGGTTTCTCCTATGTGGTCGTCGACGCCCCCAACAGCACCGGCTTCGCCACCCCCAGCAGCCTGAGCCTGAATCAGACGGGGATCAGCAGCGCCCTGCTGCGTACCGGCACCGTTCTGATCCAGGAGGCCGACGGCAACCCCCGAACCTTCGATCTCCAGTGGCGGCCGACGAACGGTTTCGGCCCCACCACCTCGGCGATGCAGTTCCTCGGCCGGGGTGGCGTCAACCAGGTGGCCACAGCCGGTGTGTTTGACCGCGTGTTCCAGTCGCTGGCCTTTGCGGGTGCGAACAATGCCAACGCGGTGGGCTTCCCGATCGGCTTCACGGGCTTCACCACCGGCCAGGCGTTGGCGGCAGGAATCTCTCCTGACTTCCTCCTGGCCACATCCCAACTGCTGGCCCTTCCCTCCGCTGGCCAGCTCACCGCCGCGATTGATTCGCTCTCACCCGAACCCTATGCCGCGTTCCAAAGTGTGGGCCTTGAAACACTGAAGCGGCAGAGAGAACTGCTGCTCAATCAGGCGGGACAGTGCTCCTCCACCGGCTGGGTGATCAATCCTGCGAAAGCTGAGCAGAGATCCAAGACCCACAAGCCCCTCTGCATCTTTGCGAGTGCTGCCAATGCCTCCAGCAGCATCCGAGGATCCGATGGTCTTTCGTCCTACGACTCAGGCAACTTCTCCAGTTTCTATGGTCTTGAGTACCAGCCGTCGCCCAAGTGGACCGTCGGTGCGGCCTACGGCTACGGGACGGCTTCCCTCAACAACCTGTCCCTGATCAGCGCCAGCGTCACCTCCAAGGTCAACAGCGCCTCGCTGTATGGCGTGTACAAGCCTTCCAGCCAGTGGAGTCTCCGTGGCCTGGTGGGTTACTCCGGATTCAACAGCAGCGGCAGTCGCAATGTCGTCTTCGTGGGCGGCGGCACTCCGGTTCAGGCCTCCCCATCTGGCAGCGGCACCACGGTGGCCCTGAAGGCTGACTATCTGGTCCATCTCTCCAAACCGACCGCCAGCACCCAGGTGTTCCTGAAGCCCTTTGTGGGGGTGGCCTGGGGTGGCTACCGCCAGAGCGGCTTCAGCGAGAGCGGCGGCGGGCCGCTCGATCTCAACGTTGAGGCCGCATCGGCCGACAGCCTGATCGGCACCCTGGGCTTTGAGCTGGCCTCCAGCTCGATTCCCCTCAACAAAGCCAACACCGTGTCCATCACCCCGAGGTTGGCGGTTGCCTATCAGGTGGATGCCCTTGCCAATGATTCCGGGGTGCGTTCGGTGACCTCGTCGCTCAATTCGGCGCCTGTCGCCGGAAGCTTCCAGACCCAGGGCGAGAATCGTGGTGTCAACACGTTGGCTGTAGAAGGCGGTGTTGACATCCAGATTTCCAGCAGTACCGCGTTATACGCCAACCTCGGCTATGAAGCCTTCTCCAATGGCTCCCAGTTCACCTACGGTGGTGGCGTGAAAGTGAGGTTCTAG
- a CDS encoding dihydroneopterin aldolase gives MTEAIHVRGLRLWAHVGVYEQERRHGQWFELAFSLGVELGAVARSDDLSLGFDYGRGIAALQQQARSVRCLTLEHYSELILDALEACYGPIPLSLELSKCQVPVPGFDGSVAVSRKRRWG, from the coding sequence GTGACCGAGGCGATCCACGTGCGCGGCCTGCGCCTCTGGGCCCACGTGGGGGTGTATGAGCAGGAGCGGCGCCACGGCCAGTGGTTCGAGCTGGCCTTTTCGCTGGGGGTCGAGCTGGGCGCGGTGGCCCGCAGCGACGACCTGAGCCTGGGCTTCGACTACGGACGCGGCATCGCGGCGCTGCAGCAGCAGGCCCGCAGCGTCCGCTGCCTCACCCTGGAGCACTACAGCGAGCTGATCCTCGACGCGCTGGAGGCCTGCTACGGACCCATCCCCCTGTCTCTGGAGCTGAGCAAGTGTCAGGTGCCGGTTCCTGGCTTCGACGGCAGCGTGGCGGTGAGCCGCAAGCGGCGCTGGGGGTGA
- a CDS encoding glutamate-5-semialdehyde dehydrogenase, giving the protein MSQTITSPASVVPEPDPQLLQRAAAVRRAAMALGQCSDAERRAAVTAMADALEAASAEILEANRADLAAAAAEGLAPALVARLKLDGPKLAGAIAGVRQVAALADPVGRRQLHTELDDGLVLERLSVPLGVLGVIFEARPDAVMQIASLAIRSGNGALLKGGREASRSCRAIVAALQRGLAGSAVDPSCLELLTSRQESLGLLRLDGLVDLIIPRGSNALVRFIQDNTRIPVLGHADGICHLVVDRAADPALALRIALDSKTQYPAACNAIETLLVHQAIAPAFLGEALPAFAAAGVELRGDAGACALGVAVAAGPGAWDTEYSDLILNVKVVEDLEAALDHIRRHGSRHTDAIATTDPAAADRFLRAVDSAGVFLNCSTRFADGNRYGFGAEVGISTQTLPPRGPVGLEGLVTYRYRLRGEGHIAADYADGTRQFSHRPLPL; this is encoded by the coding sequence ATGAGCCAGACCATCACCTCCCCCGCCAGCGTCGTGCCGGAGCCTGACCCCCAGCTGCTGCAGCGGGCCGCGGCGGTGCGACGGGCCGCCATGGCCCTGGGCCAGTGCAGCGACGCCGAACGCCGCGCAGCTGTGACGGCGATGGCCGACGCCCTCGAAGCCGCCAGCGCCGAGATCCTGGAGGCCAACCGGGCCGACCTGGCCGCCGCCGCTGCCGAGGGGCTGGCGCCAGCCCTGGTGGCCCGCCTCAAACTGGATGGCCCCAAGCTGGCGGGCGCCATCGCCGGCGTGCGCCAGGTGGCGGCCCTGGCCGATCCGGTGGGCCGGCGCCAGCTGCACACCGAACTCGATGACGGGCTGGTGCTGGAGCGGCTGAGCGTGCCCCTGGGGGTGCTGGGGGTGATCTTCGAGGCCCGCCCCGATGCGGTGATGCAGATCGCCTCGCTGGCGATCCGCTCCGGCAACGGCGCCCTGCTCAAGGGGGGCCGGGAGGCCAGCCGCAGCTGCCGGGCGATCGTGGCGGCCCTGCAGCGGGGCCTGGCCGGCAGCGCCGTCGACCCCAGCTGCCTGGAGCTGCTCACCAGCCGCCAGGAGAGCCTGGGGCTGCTGCGGCTCGATGGCCTGGTGGACCTGATCATCCCCAGGGGATCGAACGCCCTGGTGCGCTTCATCCAGGACAACACCCGCATCCCCGTGCTGGGTCACGCCGACGGCATCTGCCATCTGGTTGTGGATCGGGCCGCCGACCCGGCCCTGGCCCTGCGCATCGCCCTCGACAGCAAGACCCAGTACCCGGCGGCCTGCAACGCCATCGAGACCCTGCTGGTGCACCAGGCCATCGCCCCGGCCTTCCTGGGCGAGGCGCTGCCGGCCTTCGCCGCGGCGGGGGTGGAGCTGCGCGGTGATGCCGGCGCCTGCGCCCTGGGGGTGGCTGTGGCCGCCGGGCCCGGCGCCTGGGACACGGAGTACTCCGATCTGATCCTGAATGTGAAGGTGGTGGAGGATCTGGAGGCGGCCCTGGATCACATCCGCCGCCACGGCTCCCGCCACACCGATGCGATCGCCACCACCGATCCGGCGGCCGCCGACCGCTTCCTGCGGGCGGTGGACAGCGCCGGCGTGTTCCTCAACTGCTCCACCCGCTTCGCCGACGGCAACCGCTACGGCTTCGGCGCCGAGGTGGGCATCAGCACCCAGACCCTGCCGCCGCGGGGGCCGGTGGGTCTCGAGGGGCTGGTCACCTACCGCTACCGGCTGCGGGGCGAGGGCCACATCGCCGCCGACTACGCCGACGGCACCCGGCAGTTCAGCCACCGCCCCCTGCCCCTGTGA
- a CDS encoding ROK family protein, producing MASSPARPPGEAQLIGIDLGGTAIKLARCDPQGTLLAEAEVATPQPAMPGAVCVALAEAVGQIDPDRLAGRVGIGLPGPCDTAGRVARISINLPLWRDVPLAAWLEAELGRRVILGNDANCALLGEAWLGAARGVDDVLLLTLGTGVGGAVLLGGQLFTGHGGAAAEPGLIGVDPDGPECRSGNRGSLEQFCSIGGLARLSRLDPRELCRRADAGDTEAVAVWQAYGRLLGVGLSSLLYVLTPELVLIGGGLSAASHHFLPAVWREVEERVLAVSRQGLVIRRCELGNGAGRLGAVRLALDRLGE from the coding sequence ATGGCGTCGTCTCCCGCCCGACCTCCCGGTGAGGCCCAGCTGATCGGCATCGATCTGGGCGGCACGGCCATCAAGCTGGCCCGCTGCGATCCGCAGGGCACGCTGCTGGCTGAGGCCGAGGTGGCCACCCCCCAGCCGGCGATGCCGGGGGCGGTGTGTGTGGCCCTGGCTGAGGCCGTGGGCCAGATCGACCCCGACCGCCTCGCCGGCCGGGTGGGCATCGGTCTGCCGGGGCCCTGCGATACGGCGGGACGGGTGGCGCGGATTTCCATCAACCTGCCGCTCTGGCGGGATGTGCCCCTGGCCGCCTGGCTGGAAGCCGAACTGGGGCGGCGGGTGATCCTGGGCAATGACGCCAACTGTGCCCTGCTCGGCGAAGCGTGGCTGGGGGCGGCCCGGGGCGTCGACGACGTGTTGTTGCTCACGCTCGGCACCGGCGTGGGCGGGGCGGTGCTGCTCGGCGGCCAGCTGTTCACCGGCCACGGCGGCGCAGCGGCCGAACCGGGCCTGATCGGCGTCGACCCCGATGGCCCCGAATGCCGCAGCGGCAACCGGGGCTCCCTGGAACAGTTCTGCAGCATCGGCGGCCTGGCCCGCCTCAGCCGGCTCGATCCGCGCGAGCTCTGCCGCCGCGCCGATGCCGGCGACACGGAGGCCGTGGCGGTGTGGCAGGCCTATGGGCGGCTGCTCGGGGTGGGGCTGAGTTCGTTGCTCTACGTGCTCACCCCCGAGCTGGTGCTGATCGGCGGCGGCCTCAGCGCCGCCAGCCACCACTTCCTGCCGGCGGTCTGGCGGGAGGTGGAGGAGCGGGTGCTGGCCGTGAGCCGCCAGGGACTGGTGATCCGCCGCTGCGAGCTGGGCAACGGCGCCGGCCGGCTGGGGGCCGTGCGGCTGGCGCTGGATCGCTTGGGAGAATAG
- a CDS encoding translocation/assembly module TamB domain-containing protein has product MARRRAWKGLFAVGVAGAGLGLGVFWFDRIVAGIYSRFRPTLERQVGTAMGRPLVLGPYRGLSADGIWVGPSRFLAGPQDGSTVAVEAIRLRIDPWASLWLRGPVLDLGLQGARADLRRNARGQFWVLGSAPPGREPPRIDLRLGLLQPGALRIWGAGATARPLDLALSGQVGIRLHRREIDLGLRLAPPAGNGGGSLLVDGGGQWQKQQWQGRLTARRFPLASLRSLLPFGDRAGGILAGEANGRLGLTISDGLARCDGGLELRALRWQLQTGSQPLTAQRLPLNCRQRALSLPASPWRYGPWGGRLTARAEADRRLDLQLVVQPPPRHPLGIKPLNADLKGRWQDGRLRIARLDGRLGASTVRASGSVGRSLALDARWRLDPDDFPAAARLPEWLRQPLAGRLRADGRLAAPRLRLETGQASQRLLGPWQAAMVWRDRLLRLERFEADRLKATAQLPLSFQAGKGLVAGPLLARVDVQDYPLARLNPLLGTTLQGQLDGAGSIAGPLAELRPDLQLRLRQPGAGPLLLQETWSGSLKNRSLDLAAVAPTPSGRITALLDRRWQPVRAAIERDGGLLTLDGRPAGYRWVARAFPLRGLSVATGPNRRLRPLEGDLSGRGRLGLQPLSFDGRVELLSPQFLGVGGRRIQADVAYDDRQYRVKGRIEPLGEGSIAATVSGRWNGPFRARFEARQLSTLLFRQLNDAWPIWRGASAPKRGQASDLGSLVIDTMAGTVTDQLLALAQAEQRVAARVQAASRASRAERLERLQARIDADLLLSGPDFARTRADLKATGHLWYDQGDRAQSLAGKPFEVRLVGPLSGGSGSFSLADLPLSLLALLTPLPENLRGSLAAQGRYRLGGARPELSVDLALVDGRLGEQALALERGRVELKAEGIGLDLALRAEGASRSVDLSGTIPLVASQQGLELRLATRGDGLRFLTRLGGQAFEWQEGGADLQLLVRGSLDDPIANGFLRLRDLRCRFIGQEVREVEATILFDFEQLVVQEFRARVGPQGLVGGEGRLGLFRPLAQDKTLVMKLAQVPFSVPRLVAVGDGQLHLSGSLVAPVLGGDVAISRGTINVQPGQLAASAPVSDQPVQPRTMPELLEAKWNFQQPLVLLGPDVESTTAEALRASVPRFPYLAFEDLTLRLGPDLRVVIPNIANFTTAGRLRINGRLDPSLRASGVVRLLGGRLSLFTTSFSLDPDAPNVAIFTPSLGLVPYLDIALRTRISDSLSVLSPSGVGDLGPSVQNAPNQAGLSALNQLNLILVVVSVSGPADRIAENLKLRSSPPLPQERLVALIGGNSLAGLSGGGAGAALATVVGQTLLSPLLSSLSDAFGQRVSLALYPTYVNQAIDIQQEGTTRRRVPPQLVLGAEIGVDITNRFSMSVLAAPNRSDVPPQVTLTYKASDTFNLQTSVDTEGAWQSLLQVFLRF; this is encoded by the coding sequence TTGGCCCGCCGGCGCGCGTGGAAGGGACTGTTTGCCGTTGGTGTGGCGGGGGCGGGCCTGGGTCTGGGGGTCTTCTGGTTTGACCGGATCGTCGCCGGGATCTACAGCCGCTTCCGGCCCACCCTGGAGCGCCAGGTCGGCACGGCCATGGGCCGTCCGCTCGTCCTGGGCCCTTACCGGGGCCTGAGCGCCGATGGCATCTGGGTTGGTCCCAGCCGCTTTCTGGCCGGCCCCCAGGATGGTTCCACCGTGGCGGTGGAGGCGATCCGGCTGCGGATCGACCCGTGGGCCAGCCTGTGGCTGCGTGGCCCTGTGCTGGATCTGGGCCTGCAGGGGGCCCGGGCCGACCTGCGCCGCAATGCCAGGGGGCAGTTCTGGGTGCTGGGATCGGCTCCCCCCGGGCGCGAGCCGCCCCGCATCGACCTGCGCCTGGGCCTGCTCCAGCCCGGCGCGCTGCGGATCTGGGGTGCCGGAGCCACGGCCCGGCCCCTCGATCTGGCCCTCTCGGGCCAGGTGGGAATACGGCTGCACCGCCGCGAGATCGACCTGGGCCTGCGGCTGGCGCCCCCGGCCGGCAACGGCGGTGGCTCGCTGCTGGTGGACGGTGGGGGCCAATGGCAGAAGCAGCAGTGGCAGGGCCGGCTGACGGCCCGCCGTTTTCCCCTGGCTTCGCTGCGGTCGTTGCTGCCTTTCGGCGACCGTGCCGGGGGGATCCTCGCTGGCGAGGCCAATGGCCGCCTGGGGCTGACCATCAGCGATGGTCTGGCCCGCTGCGATGGCGGCCTGGAGCTGCGGGCCCTGCGCTGGCAGTTGCAGACCGGCTCGCAGCCGCTGACGGCGCAGCGGCTCCCCCTGAACTGCCGCCAGAGGGCCCTGAGCCTGCCCGCCAGCCCCTGGCGCTACGGCCCCTGGGGCGGTCGCCTGACCGCCAGGGCCGAGGCGGATCGCCGCCTGGATCTCCAGCTCGTCGTCCAGCCGCCGCCGCGCCACCCGCTGGGGATCAAACCCCTGAACGCCGACCTCAAGGGACGCTGGCAGGACGGACGGCTGCGCATCGCCCGCCTGGATGGCCGGCTGGGTGCCTCCACGGTCCGGGCCAGCGGCAGCGTCGGCCGTTCCCTGGCCCTGGACGCCCGCTGGCGCCTGGATCCCGATGATTTTCCCGCCGCCGCCAGGCTGCCGGAGTGGTTGCGGCAGCCCCTTGCCGGCCGCCTGCGGGCCGATGGCCGCCTGGCGGCGCCGCGCCTGCGGCTGGAGACGGGCCAGGCCTCCCAGCGCCTCCTGGGGCCCTGGCAGGCGGCGATGGTCTGGCGCGACCGCTTGCTGCGGCTGGAGCGCTTCGAGGCCGACCGCCTCAAGGCCACCGCCCAGCTGCCCCTCTCCTTCCAGGCGGGCAAGGGTCTGGTGGCCGGTCCGCTGCTGGCCCGCGTCGATGTCCAGGACTACCCCCTGGCGCGCCTCAATCCGTTGCTGGGCACCACCCTGCAGGGCCAGCTGGATGGGGCGGGCAGCATTGCCGGGCCCCTGGCGGAACTGCGCCCCGACCTGCAACTGCGCCTGCGGCAGCCCGGGGCGGGGCCCCTGTTGCTGCAGGAAACCTGGAGCGGCAGCCTCAAGAACCGTTCCCTGGATCTGGCTGCGGTGGCGCCGACGCCGAGCGGCCGCATCACGGCCCTGCTCGACCGGCGCTGGCAGCCGGTGCGGGCCGCGATCGAGCGGGACGGTGGCCTGCTGACCCTCGACGGCCGGCCGGCGGGCTACCGCTGGGTGGCGCGCGCCTTCCCGCTGCGGGGCCTGTCGGTGGCCACCGGACCCAACCGTCGCCTGCGCCCCCTGGAGGGGGACCTCAGCGGCCGTGGCCGGCTGGGGCTGCAGCCCCTCAGTTTCGACGGCCGTGTGGAACTGCTCTCGCCCCAGTTCCTGGGGGTGGGGGGACGCCGCATTCAGGCCGATGTGGCCTACGACGACCGCCAGTACCGGGTGAAGGGCCGGATCGAGCCCCTTGGCGAGGGCAGCATCGCCGCCACGGTCTCCGGACGCTGGAACGGTCCGTTCCGGGCCCGCTTCGAAGCCCGCCAGCTCTCCACCCTGTTGTTCCGGCAGCTCAACGACGCCTGGCCCATCTGGCGCGGGGCCTCGGCTCCGAAGCGCGGACAGGCCAGCGACCTGGGCAGCCTGGTGATCGACACCATGGCCGGCACGGTCACCGACCAGCTGCTGGCCCTGGCCCAGGCGGAGCAACGGGTCGCCGCCCGTGTCCAGGCGGCCAGCCGGGCCAGCCGGGCGGAGCGGCTCGAGCGGCTGCAGGCCCGGATCGATGCCGATCTGCTGCTCAGCGGCCCGGACTTCGCCCGCACCAGAGCCGACCTCAAGGCCACCGGTCACCTCTGGTACGACCAGGGCGACCGGGCCCAGTCCCTGGCTGGCAAGCCGTTCGAGGTGCGGCTGGTGGGACCGCTCAGCGGCGGCAGCGGCAGCTTCAGCCTCGCCGACCTGCCCCTTTCCCTGCTGGCCCTGCTGACGCCCCTGCCGGAGAACCTGCGCGGCAGCCTGGCCGCCCAGGGCCGTTACCGGCTGGGCGGTGCCCGCCCCGAGCTCAGCGTCGACCTGGCGCTGGTCGATGGCCGCCTCGGCGAGCAGGCCCTGGCGCTGGAGCGGGGCCGGGTGGAGCTGAAGGCTGAAGGCATCGGCCTGGATCTGGCCCTGCGGGCCGAGGGGGCTTCCCGCAGTGTCGACCTGTCGGGCACGATCCCGCTGGTGGCGTCCCAGCAGGGGCTGGAGCTGCGCCTGGCCACCCGGGGCGATGGCCTGCGCTTCCTCACCCGCCTGGGGGGGCAGGCCTTCGAGTGGCAGGAGGGCGGCGCCGACCTGCAGCTGCTGGTGCGCGGCAGCCTCGACGATCCGATCGCCAACGGCTTCCTGCGCCTGCGGGACCTCCGCTGCCGCTTTATCGGCCAGGAGGTGCGGGAGGTGGAGGCCACGATCCTGTTCGACTTCGAGCAGCTGGTGGTGCAGGAGTTCCGTGCCCGGGTGGGGCCGCAGGGGCTGGTCGGTGGCGAGGGCCGTCTGGGCCTGTTCCGGCCCCTGGCCCAGGACAAGACCCTGGTGATGAAGCTGGCGCAGGTCCCCTTCTCGGTGCCGCGCCTGGTGGCGGTGGGGGATGGGCAGCTGCACCTGAGCGGCAGCCTGGTGGCTCCCGTTCTCGGCGGCGATGTGGCGATCAGCCGCGGCACGATCAACGTCCAGCCCGGCCAGCTGGCGGCCAGTGCGCCGGTGTCCGATCAGCCGGTGCAGCCGCGCACCATGCCCGAGCTGCTGGAGGCGAAGTGGAACTTCCAGCAGCCCCTGGTGCTGCTGGGCCCTGATGTGGAGTCCACCACCGCCGAAGCCCTGCGCGCCTCGGTGCCCCGCTTCCCCTACCTGGCCTTCGAGGACCTGACCCTGCGCCTGGGCCCGGATCTGCGGGTGGTGATCCCCAACATCGCCAACTTCACCACCGCCGGCCGCCTGCGCATCAATGGCCGCCTCGACCCCTCCCTGCGGGCCTCCGGCGTGGTGCGTCTGCTGGGGGGACGGCTGAGCCTGTTCACCACCAGCTTCAGCCTCGATCCCGATGCCCCCAACGTGGCGATCTTCACCCCCTCCCTGGGGCTGGTCCCCTACCTCGACATCGCCCTGCGCACCCGCATCTCCGACAGCCTCAGCGTGCTCTCCCCGTCCGGAGTGGGGGACCTGGGCCCCTCGGTGCAGAACGCCCCCAACCAGGCCGGCCTCTCGGCCCTCAACCAGCTCAACCTGATCCTGGTGGTGGTGTCGGTGAGCGGGCCGGCCGACCGCATCGCCGAGAACCTGAAGCTGCGCAGCAGTCCGCCCCTGCCGCAGGAGCGCCTGGTGGCCCTGATCGGCGGCAACTCCCTGGCGGGCCTGAGCGGCGGCGGGGCCGGAGCGGCCCTGGCCACGGTGGTGGGCCAGACCCTGCTCTCGCCGCTGCTGTCGTCGCTCAGCGATGCCTTCGGCCAGCGGGTGAGCCTGGCCCTCTATCCCACCTACGTGAATCAGGCGATCGACATCCAGCAGGAAGGCACCACCCGGCGGCGGGTGCCGCCCCAGCTGGTGCTGGGCGCCGAGATCGGGGTCGACATCACCAACCGCTTCAGCATGTCGGTGCTGGCGGCCCCGAACCGCTCCGATGTGCCCCCCCAGGTGACGCTCACCTACAAGGCCTCCGACACCTTCAACCTGCAGACCTCCGTCGACACCGAAGGGGCCTGGCAGTCGCTGCTGCAGGTGTTCCTGCGCTTCTGA
- a CDS encoding DUF2518 family protein: protein MAADPILLVAGTWLGAASGVLAVLTIAGFLSRWGIRFRLVGITSFTALLSLSCLAFSISYNPRVSVPGAVQVPVVFDNGTDLVIAAAPADLPSEAAAATVEQVARNLRGGGRGGSGGGGSEVRVRLRRVEAVEPGLARPVVLAETTRQEATSSLDDAV from the coding sequence ATGGCCGCTGATCCGATCCTGCTTGTGGCCGGCACCTGGCTGGGTGCCGCCAGCGGCGTACTGGCGGTGCTGACCATCGCCGGTTTCCTTTCCCGCTGGGGGATTCGCTTCCGTCTGGTGGGGATCACCAGCTTCACGGCCCTGCTCTCGCTCTCCTGCCTCGCCTTCTCCATCAGCTACAACCCGCGCGTGAGTGTGCCCGGGGCGGTCCAGGTGCCGGTCGTGTTCGACAACGGCACCGATCTGGTGATTGCCGCCGCACCGGCCGATCTGCCCAGCGAGGCCGCGGCAGCAACGGTGGAGCAGGTGGCCCGCAACCTGCGCGGCGGCGGCCGTGGCGGCAGTGGTGGTGGCGGTAGCGAAGTCCGGGTGCGGCTGCGGCGGGTCGAGGCCGTGGAGCCAGGACTGGCACGGCCCGTGGTGCTGGCGGAAACCACCCGCCAGGAGGCGACCAGCAGCCTCGACGACGCGGTCTGA
- a CDS encoding DUF4332 domain-containing protein, protein MAHPFQPAAHMRREQQRLRRDGIESWDAVAGLDDGQLRQLAASGEASEAKLVRLRGQARLVSAVGLAPEEAALLLHGGIASPAGLATADPQQLLLQLGRLQRRLTGAAVPPVDLPLVLGWIRRARQASGRSPN, encoded by the coding sequence GTGGCCCACCCCTTCCAGCCAGCGGCCCACATGCGGCGTGAGCAGCAGCGCCTGCGCCGGGATGGCATCGAGAGCTGGGACGCCGTGGCCGGGCTTGATGACGGGCAGCTGCGGCAGCTGGCGGCCTCCGGGGAAGCCAGCGAGGCCAAGCTCGTCCGCCTGCGGGGTCAGGCCCGGCTGGTGAGCGCGGTGGGGCTGGCCCCGGAAGAGGCAGCCCTGTTGCTGCATGGGGGCATCGCCAGCCCCGCCGGGCTGGCCACCGCCGATCCCCAGCAGTTGCTGCTGCAGCTGGGCCGGCTGCAGCGTCGTCTCACCGGGGCCGCCGTGCCGCCGGTGGATCTGCCCCTGGTGCTGGGCTGGATCCGCCGGGCCCGGCAGGCCTCCGGTCGCTCCCCGAACTGA